A window from Sinanaerobacter sp. ZZT-01 encodes these proteins:
- a CDS encoding C-GCAxxG-C-C family protein produces MEDRKKKAVELHHKGYNCTQAVVCSYCDLFGMDEAEAFRISEGFGGGMGGMHDGTCGAVTGAYMLAGLKKSSGDVQKAVTKKDTYRMVREISAAFKEKNTSTICADLLGAKGQPKLRSCDGCIEDACEIAEKIVLENLLED; encoded by the coding sequence GTGGAAGATCGAAAGAAAAAAGCGGTGGAGTTGCACCATAAAGGTTATAATTGTACGCAGGCGGTCGTTTGTTCTTATTGTGATTTATTTGGCATGGATGAAGCAGAGGCTTTTCGTATCTCAGAAGGTTTTGGAGGAGGTATGGGCGGAATGCACGATGGTACCTGTGGTGCAGTAACGGGAGCCTATATGTTGGCTGGATTGAAAAAAAGCAGCGGAGATGTACAAAAAGCAGTCACTAAAAAAGACACGTATCGCATGGTAAGAGAAATTTCAGCGGCATTTAAAGAAAAAAATACCTCCACAATCTGTGCGGATTTGCTTGGAGCAAAGGGGCAGCCGAAGCTTCGTTCTTGTGATGGATGCATTGAAGATGCCTGCGAGATCGCTGAAAAAATTGTTTTAGAAAATCTTTTAGAGGATTAA
- a CDS encoding LytR/AlgR family response regulator transcription factor → MEGQTRGIMVKKRNIIYKVDLHDVLYISKNLRLSCIITISGEQHTFYAKFEEIQPFLNESFLQCHKSYIVNLDRVIALQAAWFWLENGENLPISQKRRKKSREYYQNYLRGNL, encoded by the coding sequence ATGGAGGGACAGACGAGAGGAATTATGGTAAAGAAACGCAATATTATTTATAAAGTCGATTTGCATGATGTACTCTATATTAGTAAAAATTTAAGATTATCCTGTATAATTACGATATCAGGGGAACAGCATACCTTTTATGCGAAGTTCGAAGAAATTCAGCCGTTTTTAAATGAAAGTTTTTTACAATGCCATAAAAGCTATATTGTAAACTTGGACAGGGTAATTGCATTACAGGCAGCTTGGTTTTGGTTAGAAAATGGAGAAAATCTCCCGATTAGTCAAAAACGCAGGAAGAAAAGCCGAGAATATTATCAGAATTATTTGCGGGGAAACTTGTGA
- a CDS encoding AMP-dependent synthetase/ligase: MTMQFNGPSQDLRPISTLKEMLDTSAEMYAKNPAFLIKKKKGGAYEEINYTLLKHDVDSLGTRLIDLGLEGEKIAVIGENCYEWIVSYLAVTNGTGIVVPLDKELSQEEIYQLLDISGCKGIFFTAAYEEYFKKYDIPVKIRMKLFGDRTDIKEELSTIEPKHGIYEWESLVKEGENLLLQENRSFIDAKVDPDEMRILLFTSGTTETAKGVMLSQKNIASNIMDTCRIAHVFPEDRTLSILPIHHTFECTMGQLLVLYRGASTAYYEGLKHIIKNLAEAKTTVLIGVPLIFESIYEKIWKKAEKSGKAGILRKGIKFNRTMKAMGIDLSKKIFKSVHDGFGGELRLIITGAAGMDPKVCRGFEDFGFRVLQGYGLTECAPLVSGPPDYMNTYKKAGSVGPSVASGEIRIVDKDENGIGEIIFKGPNVMLGYYNDPKKTEEVIKDGWFYTGDLGFLDKDGWLYITGRKKNVIVTKTGKNIYPEEVELYINRNKYIQESLVHGVEYEEDTLVSAQIRPAYDVIYEEFGKDYREDDIQSLIKKEIKKVNEGLPIYKRIRDFSIRTDEFVKTTTKKIKRYKNV, translated from the coding sequence ATGACGATGCAATTTAATGGACCTAGTCAAGATCTTCGTCCCATTTCTACATTGAAAGAAATGCTGGACACGAGCGCAGAGATGTATGCAAAAAACCCTGCGTTTCTTATAAAAAAGAAAAAAGGCGGTGCCTACGAGGAAATCAATTATACATTGCTAAAGCATGATGTAGATTCTTTGGGAACAAGGTTAATCGATTTGGGATTAGAAGGTGAAAAAATCGCTGTAATTGGAGAAAATTGCTATGAATGGATCGTATCCTATTTGGCAGTTACAAATGGTACCGGCATTGTAGTACCATTAGATAAAGAATTAAGCCAGGAAGAAATATATCAGCTTTTGGACATTTCAGGCTGCAAGGGAATTTTCTTTACAGCAGCATATGAAGAATATTTTAAGAAATATGATATTCCGGTTAAAATAAGGATGAAACTTTTTGGGGATCGTACTGATATCAAAGAAGAGCTCTCAACAATTGAACCAAAACATGGGATTTATGAATGGGAAAGCTTGGTAAAAGAAGGAGAAAACTTGCTTTTGCAAGAGAACCGAAGCTTTATAGATGCAAAGGTAGACCCGGATGAGATGCGTATCCTTCTCTTTACTTCGGGAACGACGGAAACAGCAAAAGGTGTGATGCTGAGTCAAAAAAATATTGCCAGCAATATCATGGATACCTGCCGGATTGCGCATGTGTTCCCTGAGGACCGTACACTTTCTATTTTGCCGATTCATCATACATTTGAGTGTACGATGGGACAGCTTTTGGTCTTATACCGTGGAGCTTCTACAGCCTATTATGAAGGACTAAAACATATTATAAAAAATTTAGCAGAAGCAAAAACTACGGTTCTAATTGGAGTGCCTTTAATTTTTGAATCAATCTATGAGAAAATTTGGAAGAAAGCAGAAAAGTCCGGCAAAGCCGGAATCCTTCGAAAAGGGATTAAATTCAATCGTACAATGAAAGCGATGGGAATTGATCTCTCGAAAAAAATATTTAAAAGTGTGCATGACGGATTTGGCGGAGAGCTTCGCCTTATCATTACAGGAGCAGCCGGAATGGATCCGAAAGTTTGTCGAGGTTTTGAAGATTTTGGATTCCGAGTATTGCAGGGCTACGGTTTGACGGAGTGTGCGCCGTTGGTTTCAGGGCCGCCCGATTATATGAACACTTATAAAAAAGCTGGATCGGTTGGACCGTCTGTGGCAAGCGGAGAGATTCGCATAGTTGATAAGGATGAGAACGGAATTGGAGAAATCATATTTAAAGGTCCCAATGTTATGCTGGGTTACTACAATGATCCAAAAAAGACCGAAGAAGTGATAAAAGATGGCTGGTTTTATACAGGGGATTTGGGATTTTTAGATAAAGACGGCTGGCTTTATATTACAGGAAGAAAGAAAAATGTCATAGTTACAAAGACCGGAAAAAATATTTACCCGGAAGAAGTGGAGCTATACATTAACCGTAATAAATACATCCAAGAATCTTTGGTACATGGAGTGGAATATGAGGAAGATACATTGGTAAGTGCTCAGATCCGTCCGGCTTATGATGTGATTTATGAAGAATTTGGAAAAGATTACAGAGAAGATGATATTCAGAGCTTGATTAAAAAAGAAATTAAAAAAGTGAATGAAGGTCTTCCGATTTATAAACGCATACGTGATTTTTCCATTCGTACAGATGAATTTGTTAAGACGACGACAAAGAAAATAAAACGTTACAAGAACGTTTAG
- a CDS encoding GNAT family N-acetyltransferase, whose amino-acid sequence MQSLEIERMYVAKEFQGEGLGSVLMDKAIDIANTGKKLYCFLTKKRGF is encoded by the coding sequence ATGCAATCGCTAGAAATAGAAAGAATGTATGTAGCAAAGGAATTTCAAGGCGAAGGATTAGGCAGTGTTCTTATGGACAAGGCTATTGATATAGCGAACACGGGAAAAAAATTATATTGTTTTTTAACAAAGAAGCGAGGTTTTTAA
- a CDS encoding methyl-accepting chemotaxis protein, with protein MRSLKVKIITVILLIAVVSSLATVSIGLVKSYQLTENVIGTQFEDKLTGGNNVLKMYLEDQFGVLHLSNTEKLVDASGKAIEGRYENIDAVSDKMSLVATVFSKTGDDFTRILTTIKDEKGQRVVGTVLDPLGDAYEAVSKGAVFSGETDILGEKYIAKYEPMFDENQEVIGVYFVGVPMTKVHLIVDEGMKSTLKSVILLILVFLIFVCFISYFVASSIAKPIHKVTVAAKQIASGNFDVELDVKSQDEVGQLADAFHLTIQQLLNYQGYIDEISDTLQNISDGNLEVKLQRDYAGQFKKIKDNMEVLLLKLNTTFLQMNQSADQVASGSDQVANGAQALSQGATEQASSIEELSASISEIADQIKQNAENAMLASGKAETAGRELFESNREMTDLLEAMDNITLKSSEISKIIQMIEEIAFQTNILALNAAVEAARAGAAGKGFAVVADEVRNLAGKSAEAAKGTTLLIEETVDAVRSGSVIAEKTAKSLAAGSEITKETVQLIEKIAEASNQQAVSVDQVNLGVEQISAVVQTNAATAEESAAASEELSGQSNVLKGLIQKFKRKNEKDSDSFIGEMSYFAGQSDELRSAERTDSYVSDDGGKY; from the coding sequence ATGAGAAGCTTAAAAGTAAAAATAATTACAGTAATTTTGTTAATAGCGGTCGTATCCTCTTTAGCAACTGTGAGCATCGGATTAGTAAAAAGCTATCAGCTGACTGAAAATGTAATTGGGACACAATTTGAAGACAAGTTAACCGGCGGGAATAATGTTTTGAAAATGTATTTGGAGGATCAATTCGGTGTTTTGCATCTTTCTAATACAGAGAAGTTAGTAGATGCATCCGGTAAAGCGATCGAAGGTAGGTATGAGAATATAGATGCAGTATCCGATAAAATGAGTTTGGTTGCCACTGTTTTCTCCAAAACAGGAGATGATTTCACAAGAATTTTGACTACAATTAAAGATGAAAAAGGGCAAAGAGTTGTTGGTACGGTTTTAGACCCGTTAGGAGATGCATATGAAGCAGTTTCTAAGGGAGCTGTTTTTTCTGGTGAGACAGATATCCTTGGAGAAAAATACATAGCAAAATATGAACCAATGTTTGACGAAAATCAAGAGGTTATAGGAGTCTACTTTGTAGGAGTTCCAATGACAAAGGTACATTTAATCGTAGATGAAGGAATGAAGAGTACGTTAAAATCCGTAATTTTATTGATTTTAGTATTTTTGATTTTTGTCTGTTTTATCAGCTATTTTGTTGCATCTTCCATTGCGAAGCCGATTCACAAGGTTACAGTTGCTGCAAAACAAATTGCGAGCGGGAATTTTGATGTAGAACTGGATGTGAAGTCGCAAGATGAGGTTGGGCAGCTTGCGGATGCATTTCATCTTACCATACAGCAGCTTCTGAACTACCAAGGATACATAGATGAAATTTCTGATACACTTCAAAACATTTCAGACGGTAATTTGGAAGTAAAGCTGCAGAGAGATTATGCAGGGCAATTTAAAAAAATAAAGGATAATATGGAAGTCCTTCTGCTAAAATTAAATACAACTTTCTTGCAGATGAATCAATCAGCCGATCAAGTGGCAAGCGGCTCCGATCAGGTTGCAAACGGTGCACAGGCTCTTTCGCAGGGAGCGACCGAGCAGGCAAGCTCCATTGAAGAATTATCTGCATCCATCTCGGAAATTGCGGATCAGATCAAGCAAAATGCAGAAAATGCAATGCTTGCAAGTGGAAAAGCGGAAACCGCAGGAAGGGAGCTCTTCGAAAGCAATAGAGAAATGACAGATTTGTTAGAAGCGATGGACAATATTACGTTAAAGTCTTCTGAAATTTCTAAGATTATCCAAATGATTGAAGAGATTGCTTTTCAGACAAATATTCTTGCTTTAAATGCAGCGGTAGAGGCGGCACGCGCCGGAGCGGCGGGTAAAGGATTTGCTGTCGTTGCAGATGAAGTCCGTAACCTCGCAGGAAAATCTGCGGAAGCAGCGAAAGGTACCACTTTGCTAATCGAAGAAACCGTAGATGCAGTACGTAGTGGGTCGGTGATTGCGGAGAAGACCGCAAAATCTTTAGCTGCAGGTTCAGAAATAACAAAAGAGACTGTGCAATTGATTGAAAAAATTGCGGAGGCATCCAATCAGCAAGCCGTATCGGTCGATCAGGTCAATCTTGGGGTTGAGCAGATTTCTGCCGTAGTTCAGACAAATGCAGCAACGGCTGAGGAAAGTGCGGCTGCTAGTGAAGAGCTATCGGGACAGTCCAATGTCTTAAAAGGATTGATTCAAAAATTCAAGAGGAAGAATGAAAAGGATTCTGACTCTTTCATCGGAGAGATGTCTTATTTTGCAGGCCAAAGTGACGAGTTAAGAAGCGCGGAGAGAACGGATTCGTATGTATCTGATGACGGGGGCAAGTATTAA
- the deoD gene encoding purine-nucleoside phosphorylase translates to MGTLHINGSKGDIAETILLPGDPLRAKFIADTYLKDVTCYNEIRGMLGFTGIYKGKRISVQGSGMGMPSMGIYSYELITHFEVKNLIRIGTAGSFQEQIKTKDIVLGLSASTDSNWAHTYELPGSFAPCADFDLLLKAKAAADALNIPVHAGNIVSCDVFYEANPQWWKKWAALGTLAVEMEAAALYMNAAKLGAKALAMVTISDNFITGEKASVEDRQKNFNQMMEIALDL, encoded by the coding sequence ATGGGTACATTACATATTAACGGTTCGAAAGGAGATATCGCAGAGACCATTTTGCTTCCAGGCGACCCGCTTCGGGCAAAATTCATTGCGGATACGTATTTAAAGGATGTTACCTGCTATAATGAAATACGCGGTATGCTGGGATTCACAGGTATATATAAGGGAAAACGAATTTCTGTACAAGGCTCCGGTATGGGAATGCCTTCCATGGGCATTTATTCTTATGAGTTGATTACACATTTTGAGGTGAAAAATCTAATACGAATTGGTACAGCAGGTTCATTTCAGGAACAGATTAAAACAAAAGACATCGTTCTTGGACTAAGTGCTTCCACAGACTCTAATTGGGCGCACACTTATGAATTACCAGGGTCTTTCGCACCTTGCGCTGACTTTGATTTATTATTAAAAGCAAAAGCTGCTGCTGATGCACTAAACATTCCTGTCCATGCGGGAAACATTGTTTCTTGTGATGTATTTTATGAAGCTAATCCGCAATGGTGGAAAAAATGGGCAGCTCTCGGTACACTTGCAGTTGAAATGGAAGCGGCTGCTCTCTATATGAACGCAGCTAAGCTTGGCGCAAAAGCCTTAGCTATGGTAACCATCAGTGACAACTTTATTACGGGTGAGAAGGCCTCTGTCGAAGACCGCCAAAAGAATTTTAATCAAATGATGGAAATCGCTTTGGATCTTTAA
- the rpsB gene encoding 30S ribosomal protein S2 — MAVISMKQLLEAGVHFGHQTRRWNPKMAPYIFTERNGIYIIDLQKTVKKIDEAYAFVKEVAESGKSVLFVGTKKQAQAAIADEATKCGMFYVNERWLGGMLTNYKTISMRIKRLNEIKAMETDGTFAALTKKEVTKLRGELEKLEKYLGGIKEMKNMPGAMFVVDPKKEKIAIKEARILGIPIVGICDTNCDPDDVDYIIPANDDAIRAVKLISSKMADAVIEGMQGESMDDGEAVAEPTVEEAPVEA; from the coding sequence ATGGCAGTTATTTCAATGAAACAGTTATTAGAGGCAGGTGTACATTTTGGACACCAGACAAGAAGATGGAACCCTAAAATGGCTCCTTACATCTTTACAGAGAGAAATGGTATTTATATCATTGACTTACAGAAGACAGTAAAGAAGATTGATGAAGCATATGCATTTGTAAAAGAAGTGGCTGAATCCGGAAAGTCTGTATTGTTTGTAGGAACAAAGAAACAGGCACAAGCTGCGATTGCAGATGAAGCAACAAAATGCGGTATGTTTTATGTAAATGAAAGATGGCTGGGCGGTATGCTCACAAACTATAAAACCATCTCTATGAGAATTAAGAGATTGAATGAAATCAAAGCGATGGAAACAGATGGTACCTTCGCTGCTTTAACAAAGAAAGAAGTAACGAAGCTGAGAGGCGAATTAGAAAAGCTTGAAAAATATTTAGGCGGCATTAAAGAAATGAAAAATATGCCGGGAGCAATGTTTGTTGTTGACCCTAAGAAAGAAAAAATTGCGATTAAGGAAGCGAGAATTTTGGGTATTCCGATCGTAGGTATTTGCGATACAAACTGTGATCCAGATGATGTTGATTACATTATTCCGGCAAATGATGATGCGATTCGAGCAGTAAAATTGATTTCTTCTAAGATGGCTGATGCTGTTATTGAAGGAATGCAGGGAGAATCCATGGACGATGGCGAAGCAGTAGCAGAGCCGACTGTAGAAGAAGCTCCTGTAGAAGCATAA
- a CDS encoding amino acid ABC transporter permease → MSTEVLYQVGGFILSGAVVAIKVYIATILFSIPLGVLCAMGKLSNCKPLLWILEGYTWLFRGTPLLLQLFFVYFGLPYYGIVFSPFVAACVTFIINYAAYFTEIFRAGIQSIDYGQYEAAKALGMNYNQTMRRIILPQALKRVVPPMGNEAVTLIKDTALCSAITLPEILKNTNSMVTTYFEIRWYFFAAVIYLFITLGIIQLFKYLEKKFSYYR, encoded by the coding sequence TTATTTTAAGCGGAGCAGTAGTGGCAATTAAAGTTTACATAGCTACGATTCTTTTTTCTATTCCATTAGGGGTGCTTTGTGCGATGGGCAAGTTATCGAACTGTAAGCCGCTACTTTGGATTTTAGAAGGATATACATGGTTGTTTCGTGGAACACCTCTTCTTTTACAATTATTTTTTGTATATTTTGGTCTGCCGTATTATGGAATTGTTTTTTCGCCTTTCGTAGCCGCTTGTGTAACTTTCATAATAAACTATGCAGCATATTTTACAGAAATATTTCGTGCAGGCATTCAATCGATTGATTATGGTCAATATGAAGCGGCAAAAGCATTGGGAATGAATTATAATCAAACAATGCGCAGGATTATTTTGCCTCAGGCATTAAAGCGGGTCGTGCCTCCAATGGGGAATGAAGCAGTTACCTTAATCAAGGATACAGCTCTTTGTTCAGCAATTACCCTTCCTGAAATTTTAAAAAATACAAATTCTATGGTTACTACTTATTTTGAGATACGATGGTACTTCTTTGCAGCAGTTATTTATCTGTTCATTACATTGGGAATCATACAACTGTTCAAGTATCTTGAAAAAAAGTTTTCTTATTATCGTTAG
- the rpsT gene encoding 30S ribosomal protein S20, whose product MANIKSAKKRISVISKKTAANRRVKSHLKTIIKNFDKAIVEKSFDVAAEKLALAEKRLMQAASKGTIHKKAAFRKVSRLTKALNKAKAE is encoded by the coding sequence ATGGCAAACATTAAATCTGCGAAAAAAAGAATCAGCGTAATCAGCAAGAAGACAGCAGCAAACAGAAGAGTAAAATCTCATCTGAAAACCATTATCAAAAATTTTGATAAGGCAATTGTTGAAAAGAGCTTCGATGTTGCAGCTGAAAAATTAGCTTTAGCTGAAAAAAGATTGATGCAGGCGGCTTCAAAAGGAACCATTCATAAAAAAGCTGCTTTCAGAAAAGTATCTAGATTGACTAAAGCTTTGAACAAAGCAAAGGCAGAATAA
- the tsf gene encoding translation elongation factor Ts → MAISASMVKELREMTGAGMMDCKKVLVEADGDMEKAVELLREKGLASAAKKAGRIASEGLVKLAFSADGKKAAAVEVNSETDFVAKNDEFVEFVEALSEIALENEFDNVDSLMDADYHGEGAVSDVLKTKIAKIGENMNVRRIAICNTPGTVYVGYIHGAGKIGVIVGLETEATAEEVSTVGRDVAMQVASMNPQFVDESGVDPNFIEHEKKILIQQAINEGKPADIVEKMVVGRLKKELKETCLVEQKFVKNGEMSVKQYVDSVAKEIGKSIRVAEMVRFEVGDGLEKKEENFAEEVAKQMGN, encoded by the coding sequence ATGGCAATTAGTGCAAGTATGGTGAAAGAGCTGCGCGAAATGACTGGCGCAGGCATGATGGACTGTAAAAAAGTTTTGGTTGAAGCTGACGGTGATATGGAAAAAGCAGTGGAACTGTTAAGAGAAAAAGGATTGGCTTCTGCTGCAAAAAAAGCTGGAAGAATCGCTTCAGAAGGCTTGGTAAAGCTGGCTTTTTCTGCGGATGGGAAAAAGGCTGCTGCTGTTGAGGTAAACTCCGAAACTGATTTTGTAGCTAAAAACGATGAATTTGTTGAATTTGTTGAGGCACTTTCTGAGATTGCTTTGGAAAATGAGTTTGATAATGTGGATAGTCTTATGGATGCAGATTATCACGGAGAAGGGGCTGTTTCTGACGTTTTAAAGACAAAGATTGCTAAGATCGGAGAGAACATGAATGTACGCCGTATTGCAATATGCAATACACCTGGTACTGTCTATGTTGGATACATTCATGGAGCTGGAAAGATTGGCGTTATTGTTGGATTGGAAACAGAGGCTACTGCAGAAGAAGTTTCTACAGTCGGTAGAGATGTAGCAATGCAGGTTGCATCCATGAATCCTCAATTTGTTGATGAAAGCGGCGTTGATCCGAATTTTATCGAGCATGAAAAGAAAATCTTGATTCAGCAAGCAATTAATGAAGGAAAACCGGCAGACATCGTAGAAAAAATGGTAGTTGGCCGTCTAAAGAAGGAACTAAAGGAAACTTGTCTCGTAGAGCAGAAATTCGTAAAAAATGGCGAAATGAGCGTAAAACAATATGTTGATTCTGTAGCAAAGGAAATCGGGAAATCTATTCGTGTCGCTGAAATGGTTCGTTTTGAAGTTGGTGATGGTTTGGAAAAGAAAGAAGAAAACTTTGCGGAAGAAGTTGCAAAGCAGATGGGTAACTAA
- a CDS encoding amino acid ABC transporter ATP-binding protein, whose amino-acid sequence MEVISVQNLYKKFKNLEVLQGINFSVKEGEIVSIIGPSGSGKSTLLRCLNHLETADRGSISFHGTYIAKENPNTKKATYISNKEILSVCNKLGMVFQNFNLFPHKSVIENLIEAPMIVNNKSRAEAEAIADNLLKKVGLLQKRESYPFELSGGQKQRVAIARALAMEPEIMLFDEPTSALDPELIGEVLQVIKQLARERMTMVIVTHEMNFAREISDRVIFMDCGKVVAEGTPEQVLVNPEHARIKAFLNLIK is encoded by the coding sequence ATGGAAGTCATTTCTGTACAAAATTTATATAAAAAATTTAAAAACCTTGAGGTATTACAGGGGATTAATTTTTCGGTTAAAGAAGGAGAAATTGTATCCATCATCGGACCGTCCGGCTCTGGAAAAAGCACATTGTTGAGATGCCTAAATCATTTGGAAACGGCTGACCGTGGCAGCATAAGCTTTCATGGTACGTACATCGCAAAGGAAAATCCGAATACAAAAAAAGCAACTTATATCAGCAATAAGGAAATTTTATCTGTGTGCAATAAATTAGGAATGGTGTTTCAGAATTTTAATCTCTTCCCTCACAAATCGGTGATTGAAAATCTGATAGAAGCACCAATGATTGTAAACAACAAAAGCAGGGCAGAAGCAGAGGCAATTGCAGATAATTTACTGAAAAAGGTAGGTCTTTTACAAAAAAGAGAGTCTTATCCATTTGAACTCTCCGGCGGACAGAAACAGCGTGTTGCGATTGCGAGGGCACTGGCGATGGAACCTGAAATTATGTTGTTCGACGAACCAACTTCAGCTCTGGACCCTGAGCTGATCGGGGAGGTTCTGCAAGTCATTAAACAGCTTGCACGTGAGCGTATGACAATGGTTATTGTGACACATGAAATGAATTTTGCTCGTGAAATCTCAGATCGTGTTATTTTTATGGATTGCGGTAAGGTTGTTGCAGAAGGCACACCAGAGCAGGTTTTAGTGAATCCGGAACATGCGAGAATTAAAGCTTTTTTAAATTTAATAAAATAA
- a CDS encoding M20 family metallopeptidase, with protein MEKKIEKQIKEASLLAVELYKELHQWPELGNEEYETAKKIKEELERIGIPYQTMLDTGVVGILNEEKAHKGTVAIRADMDALPITENTGSVYASKKPGLMHACGHDVHIAILLGTAKILAEMKEKINGCVKFLFQPAEENVGGAERMMEEGCLENPKVDCILGLHVKPELEAGKIEIPYGTVHASSDSFQMIVNGKKSHGAEPNRGIDAILVSANIISNLQGIVSRIISPMENAIITVGTIEGGTAENVIADEVKMKGTIRTFSKETRQKIFTSLSRFAVQTAKCYGASARVIYQPGYAALVNEDGITSKLEKIAKNELGEEKVSVLREATLGVDDFSAFLKDTPGAFFFLGCGFPGKENCGIHSEAFLVNEACIYTGIEIETSMVLQLLQPKKINEIRKGRES; from the coding sequence ATGGAAAAAAAGATAGAAAAACAAATTAAAGAAGCATCCTTATTGGCGGTGGAACTTTATAAAGAGCTGCACCAATGGCCAGAACTGGGAAATGAAGAATATGAAACTGCAAAGAAAATTAAAGAAGAGCTGGAAAGAATAGGAATACCATATCAAACGATGCTGGATACGGGTGTTGTAGGAATATTAAACGAAGAAAAAGCGCATAAGGGTACCGTAGCAATTCGAGCAGACATGGATGCATTACCAATTACTGAGAATACGGGAAGTGTTTACGCTTCAAAAAAACCGGGACTTATGCACGCATGCGGACATGATGTTCATATAGCTATACTCCTTGGAACCGCAAAAATATTAGCAGAGATGAAAGAGAAAATTAATGGATGTGTCAAATTCCTTTTCCAGCCTGCGGAAGAAAATGTGGGCGGTGCAGAACGTATGATGGAAGAGGGATGCCTTGAAAATCCAAAGGTCGATTGCATACTGGGGCTTCACGTAAAACCAGAACTGGAAGCAGGGAAAATAGAAATTCCGTATGGTACAGTTCATGCATCTTCAGATTCTTTTCAAATGATTGTGAACGGAAAGAAAAGTCACGGCGCAGAGCCAAATAGAGGGATTGATGCGATTTTGGTTTCTGCTAACATAATAAGCAATTTACAGGGTATCGTAAGCCGCATTATCAGCCCAATGGAGAATGCGATCATTACAGTTGGAACGATTGAAGGGGGAACAGCTGAAAATGTAATTGCAGACGAGGTCAAGATGAAGGGTACAATACGTACCTTTTCAAAAGAGACAAGGCAAAAGATTTTTACTTCTCTTTCTCGTTTTGCTGTACAAACGGCTAAATGCTATGGAGCCTCGGCGAGAGTGATCTATCAGCCGGGTTACGCTGCGTTAGTTAATGAGGATGGAATAACAAGTAAACTTGAAAAAATCGCAAAAAATGAATTAGGAGAAGAAAAGGTATCTGTTCTACGGGAGGCAACCTTAGGAGTGGATGATTTTTCCGCATTTTTAAAAGATACACCAGGTGCTTTTTTCTTTTTAGGATGTGGTTTTCCCGGAAAAGAAAATTGTGGGATTCATTCGGAAGCCTTCCTTGTGAATGAAGCTTGCATTTATACGGGGATTGAAATTGAAACCAGTATGGTCCTTCAGCTTTTACAGCCTAAAAAGATAAATGAAATCAGAAAGGGGAGAGAATCGTAA